A genomic region of Marinobacter sp. NP-4(2019) contains the following coding sequences:
- a CDS encoding phospholipase D family protein has protein sequence MTLKLLLAMFALVIFSTGLYHTLKPLPAGVGYRGSEAPLTGAKLLTDITTHGADGTVRFDHEIFDEVFRLIGQANRFILVDMFLFNDSKPDGVTHRPLARRLTETLIERKLANPDIQIVLISDPINTFYGGTTSPQFSQLRKAGIQVVETDLNRLRDSNPAWSAWWRVCCQWMGNSAHSGWLPNALGGGPATVRSYLALPNFKANHRKLVVADEGAQLRGLVTSANPHDGSSRHSNVGLSFTGPAVASLLESEKAVLALSGAETRIVERMIDNNGQNQNLAVSPDADTLQVVTESAILSSALNIIESAHAGDRIDMAVFYLSHRRVINALIEARQRDVEIRILLDANNDAFGHKKNGIPNRPVAAELVRSGIPVRWCYTRGEQCHSKLLIKRNGADTADVLLGSANFTRRNLDDLNLETSVHLRSKASSPLVKKAVDFFETHWYQGPDSHTIMSLPYETWADESTLKYWRYRLMEASGLSTF, from the coding sequence ATGACATTGAAGTTGCTGCTCGCCATGTTTGCGCTGGTTATTTTCAGCACTGGCCTGTACCACACCCTCAAGCCACTGCCAGCAGGCGTCGGATATCGCGGATCGGAAGCCCCCCTGACCGGCGCAAAACTACTGACGGACATCACCACCCATGGCGCGGATGGCACTGTCCGGTTTGACCATGAGATATTTGACGAGGTGTTTCGCCTGATCGGCCAGGCCAATCGGTTCATCCTGGTCGACATGTTCCTGTTCAACGACAGCAAACCGGACGGCGTCACCCATCGCCCTCTGGCCCGACGGCTCACTGAAACCCTGATTGAGCGCAAGCTGGCCAACCCCGATATTCAGATCGTGTTGATCTCCGATCCGATCAACACCTTCTATGGGGGCACCACCTCCCCTCAGTTTTCGCAGCTGCGTAAAGCGGGCATTCAGGTAGTGGAAACCGACCTGAACAGACTCAGGGACAGCAACCCGGCCTGGTCCGCATGGTGGCGGGTGTGTTGCCAGTGGATGGGCAATTCAGCCCACTCAGGCTGGCTTCCAAACGCCCTCGGTGGCGGCCCCGCCACCGTCCGCAGCTATCTGGCGCTGCCAAACTTCAAGGCCAATCATCGTAAGCTGGTCGTGGCGGATGAGGGGGCCCAGTTACGCGGATTGGTCACCTCCGCCAATCCCCACGATGGCAGTAGCCGGCACAGCAACGTCGGATTGAGCTTCACGGGCCCGGCGGTTGCCAGCTTGCTGGAGAGCGAAAAGGCCGTCCTGGCACTGTCTGGAGCCGAAACCCGCATAGTAGAGCGAATGATCGACAACAACGGGCAGAACCAGAACCTCGCGGTGTCTCCAGATGCAGACACCCTTCAGGTGGTGACAGAATCCGCCATTTTGTCCAGTGCGCTTAATATCATTGAATCAGCACACGCCGGCGACCGCATCGACATGGCTGTTTTTTACCTGTCCCATCGCAGGGTCATTAATGCTCTCATCGAAGCCCGGCAACGTGACGTTGAGATCCGGATCCTGCTGGATGCGAACAACGATGCCTTTGGCCATAAGAAAAACGGCATTCCCAACCGCCCCGTCGCGGCAGAACTGGTCCGTTCGGGCATCCCTGTCCGTTGGTGCTACACCCGGGGCGAACAGTGCCATAGCAAACTGCTGATTAAACGAAACGGGGCCGATACCGCAGATGTCCTGCTTGGCTCAGCGAATTTCACCCGCCGAAACCTGGACGATCTGAACCTGGAAACCAGCGTTCATTTGCGCTCGAAGGCATCGTCACCTTTAGTCAAAAAGGCTGTCGATTTCTTTGAAACACACTGGTATCAGGGGCCGGACAGCCATACGATCATGAGCCTTCCCTACGAAACCTGGGCCGACGAATCAACGTTAAAGTACTGGCGCTATCGACTGATGGAAGCATCCGGGCTGTCCACTTTCTGA
- a CDS encoding PP2C family protein-serine/threonine phosphatase: MHYDISGLSDIGTVRSSNQDVVAWQLGHDGHQALLLVADGMGGYHGGEIASQLAMEAVLETMAPRLQEPTSSYSGLSDSVMREILQDCVTRANDHIIAGRAGDASLDKMGTTLVVAWVIEDRGHVAHVGDSRCYWLSGRRLTCLTRDDTVVQDMLDDGSITVADVPHMPFRNVLTKALGTSSSIDASYQRCDLGVGDRLLLCSDGLTNALPDDLWPDLLDKCGDSQSAVEALVGASLDNRASDNVSVVLLTRL, from the coding sequence ATGCATTATGACATTTCCGGCCTGAGTGATATCGGCACGGTCCGAAGTTCCAATCAGGATGTCGTGGCCTGGCAGTTAGGACACGATGGCCATCAGGCATTGTTGTTGGTAGCTGATGGCATGGGAGGTTATCACGGTGGCGAAATCGCCAGCCAGTTGGCGATGGAGGCGGTGCTGGAGACCATGGCGCCCAGGCTGCAGGAGCCGACGTCCAGCTACTCCGGGCTGAGCGATAGCGTGATGCGTGAGATCCTGCAGGACTGCGTAACTCGGGCCAACGATCACATCATTGCTGGTCGGGCCGGAGATGCCAGTCTGGATAAGATGGGAACAACCCTGGTGGTGGCATGGGTTATAGAGGACAGGGGGCATGTGGCCCACGTGGGGGATTCCCGGTGTTATTGGCTGAGTGGCCGCCGTTTGACATGCCTGACCCGTGACGACACCGTTGTTCAGGATATGTTGGATGACGGCAGTATCACGGTCGCTGATGTGCCGCATATGCCGTTCCGCAATGTGCTGACAAAAGCGCTGGGAACGTCGTCATCAATCGATGCGAGCTATCAACGTTGCGACCTCGGTGTTGGCGACAGGCTGCTTCTGTGCTCCGATGGCCTGACCAATGCATTGCCAGATGATCTATGGCCAGATCTTCTGGATAAGTGCGGGGACTCACAGAGTGCGGTGGAAGCGCTGGTCGGTGCCAGCTTGGATAACCGGGCCTCGGATAACGTTTCTGTTGTTCTGTTGACCCGGCTATAG
- a CDS encoding glutamine amidotransferase, with amino-acid sequence MPNDQATGRVPRLVILKTGSTYPSIKAEFGDFDHWFVRELGVELDISVVNVAAGESPGHPEQWDGIVVTGSPAMVSERADWSERTATWLADAVGLQIPLLGVCYGHQLLAHALGGDVGYHPQGRESGTFDVELFDSATTDPLLGPMPKRFQAQLTHRQSVLRLPENAVLLARNEFEPHQAFRIGRCAWGVQFHPEFTADIMKAYLEVQSSDLETENQDARALISSVADTPEATSLLKRFSELVLNG; translated from the coding sequence ATGCCCAATGACCAGGCAACCGGCAGAGTACCCCGGTTGGTGATACTGAAAACCGGTTCAACTTACCCCTCAATCAAGGCGGAATTCGGTGATTTCGACCATTGGTTCGTCCGGGAATTGGGCGTAGAACTAGATATATCCGTGGTTAATGTCGCCGCAGGAGAGTCCCCGGGACATCCCGAGCAATGGGACGGCATCGTCGTTACTGGCTCGCCGGCGATGGTCAGCGAGCGGGCAGACTGGAGTGAGCGGACCGCAACATGGCTTGCTGACGCCGTCGGTCTCCAGATTCCTCTGCTGGGGGTTTGTTATGGACACCAGTTGCTGGCGCACGCACTTGGCGGTGACGTAGGCTACCACCCTCAAGGCCGGGAAAGCGGTACCTTTGATGTAGAGCTATTCGATTCCGCCACCACAGACCCACTACTGGGCCCAATGCCGAAGCGCTTTCAGGCGCAATTGACCCATCGCCAATCCGTTCTCCGGCTCCCGGAAAATGCCGTACTGCTGGCAAGAAACGAATTCGAACCCCACCAGGCGTTTCGGATTGGGCGTTGCGCCTGGGGAGTCCAGTTCCACCCGGAGTTCACGGCAGACATCATGAAAGCGTACCTGGAGGTACAGTCATCGGATCTTGAAACAGAAAATCAGGACGCCCGTGCACTCATCTCATCGGTGGCCGACACCCCTGAAGCCACCAGTCTGCTCAAGCGATTTTCGGAGCTGGTACTGAACGGCTGA
- a CDS encoding CAP domain-containing protein — protein sequence MNVYLTLPALLVSAIFLTACGGGGGSSSDSDGSSAVANSSETSPESKKENESAGSIVIAGCEVDQYQADMLERVNAARASARSCGSEQFAAAEPLAYNCPIEGAATHHSNDMASNNFFSHTGSDGLRVGARVTATGYEWSVVGENIAAGYDDVDTVVEAWLDSPGHCRNIMDSRFTQFAVSRVDTSTADYDNYWTQVFATPR from the coding sequence ATGAACGTTTATTTGACGCTCCCTGCTCTTCTGGTATCGGCCATTTTCCTGACTGCCTGTGGCGGTGGTGGCGGTAGCTCTTCCGACAGTGACGGCTCCTCTGCTGTGGCTAACAGTTCCGAGACGTCCCCGGAAAGTAAAAAAGAGAATGAGAGTGCCGGGTCAATCGTGATCGCCGGTTGCGAGGTAGATCAGTATCAGGCGGACATGCTTGAAAGGGTGAATGCGGCCCGGGCCTCGGCAAGAAGCTGTGGCTCCGAGCAGTTTGCGGCAGCCGAGCCGTTAGCCTACAACTGCCCGATTGAAGGTGCCGCTACGCACCATAGTAATGATATGGCCTCCAATAACTTTTTCAGTCACACCGGTTCCGACGGTTTGCGTGTGGGTGCACGGGTGACGGCAACCGGTTACGAGTGGTCCGTGGTGGGTGAGAATATTGCCGCCGGTTATGACGATGTGGATACGGTGGTTGAGGCGTGGCTGGATAGTCCTGGTCATTGCCGTAACATTATGGATTCCAGGTTTACCCAGTTTGCGGTTTCGCGGGTGGACACCAGTACCGCTGATTACGACAATTACTGGACCCAGGTGTTTGCCACACCGAGGTAG
- a CDS encoding YebC/PmpR family DNA-binding transcriptional regulator yields MGRAYQNRKDSMAKTAAAKTKVYSKYGREIYMCAKSGGTDPDGNLSLRGLIDRAKKDQVPTHVIDKALEKAKGGAGEDYSPARYEGYGPGNCMVIVDCLTDNPNRTFGDVRLAFTKTKCKIGTPGAVAHMFDHCAIFAFNGDDEEAVLEALMEADVDVTDIENENGLITVFTPNTEYAKAKQALVDAIEGIDFEVDEIQFLPKTSTPVEGDDVAMFEKFLDMLNELDDVQNVYHNAELPE; encoded by the coding sequence ATGGGCAGAGCCTACCAAAACCGTAAAGATTCCATGGCCAAAACGGCCGCGGCAAAAACCAAGGTCTACAGTAAATACGGGCGTGAGATCTACATGTGCGCCAAGTCGGGTGGCACCGACCCCGACGGCAACCTGTCCCTGCGGGGACTGATCGACCGGGCCAAGAAAGACCAGGTACCGACCCACGTCATTGACAAGGCCCTTGAAAAAGCAAAGGGCGGCGCCGGCGAGGATTACTCACCAGCCCGCTACGAAGGGTACGGCCCCGGTAACTGTATGGTGATTGTCGATTGCCTCACCGATAACCCCAACCGAACCTTCGGCGACGTCCGCCTGGCTTTCACCAAGACCAAATGCAAAATCGGTACTCCCGGCGCCGTTGCCCATATGTTTGATCACTGCGCCATCTTCGCTTTTAACGGCGACGACGAGGAAGCGGTGCTGGAAGCCCTGATGGAAGCAGACGTGGACGTCACGGACATTGAAAATGAAAACGGCCTGATCACCGTATTCACCCCGAACACCGAGTACGCCAAGGCAAAGCAGGCCCTGGTGGACGCCATCGAGGGTATTGATTTCGAAGTGGACGAGATCCAGTTCCTACCCAAGACTTCCACCCCGGTGGAAGGTGACGATGTGGCGATGTTCGAGAAATTCCTCGACATGTTGAATGAACTGGACGATGTTCAGAATGTTTACCACAACGCGGAACTGCCTGAGTAA
- a CDS encoding tetratricopeptide repeat protein, producing MLRKIKQCRLRLAGSQRLFAIFCVGLFVIPGSVRAYGGDEQLGVAREMIGVLNAYAVYKMGRYDEAFEQYRVLAKKGSRQAMLNLANMYSQGLGTEPSDSLAFRWYLEAAEAEDSIGMVEAARAYEHGRGVEKNAALAEHWYLESAKAGNAEAQWIIGKRLFDSGEHETGLEWIRLAASEEIAARQFLSKLEKVAE from the coding sequence ATGCTGAGGAAAATAAAGCAATGCCGGTTAAGGCTTGCCGGTTCGCAACGGCTGTTCGCTATCTTCTGTGTCGGGTTATTCGTGATCCCGGGATCGGTCCGGGCGTATGGGGGCGATGAGCAGTTGGGTGTGGCCCGGGAGATGATTGGTGTACTGAACGCCTATGCCGTCTACAAGATGGGGCGATACGATGAAGCTTTCGAGCAGTACAGGGTCCTTGCGAAGAAGGGGAGTCGTCAGGCCATGCTGAACCTCGCGAACATGTATTCTCAGGGCCTCGGCACGGAACCGAGTGATTCATTGGCTTTCCGCTGGTATCTGGAGGCTGCGGAAGCGGAGGATTCCATTGGTATGGTGGAGGCGGCCAGGGCTTACGAGCATGGGCGTGGCGTGGAAAAAAATGCGGCGCTGGCCGAGCACTGGTATCTGGAGTCAGCCAAAGCCGGTAATGCTGAAGCGCAATGGATCATTGGCAAACGATTGTTTGACAGCGGTGAGCATGAGACCGGGCTTGAGTGGATAAGACTGGCGGCAAGTGAGGAAATAGCAGCCAGACAGTTTCTGTCGAAGCTTGAAAAGGTTGCAGAATAG
- a CDS encoding MBL fold metallo-hydrolase: protein MKAEPIVLFDNGNHKCLMFDSLVTGEGVQSNQFLIVDGKHEALIDPGGDLTYTPLSIAASRYMNIRDMDYVFASHQDPDIIGAIDRWIVHTSAKIVTSKLWARFLPHLVSSYVTNELAGSVYDRIVSIPDGGANVQFGNSFIQCLPAHFMHSVGNLQFYDPVSGILFSGDLGASMGGADDHLPVRDFDRHIPDMIGFHRRYIASNKVCRLWANMIREMDVTMIVPQHGKRFEGPAMIDRFLNWVTEMECGIDLMTQDHYRCPVDYV, encoded by the coding sequence ATGAAAGCCGAACCGATCGTCCTGTTCGATAACGGGAACCACAAGTGCCTGATGTTTGATTCCCTGGTAACTGGTGAAGGCGTTCAGTCCAACCAGTTTCTGATAGTCGACGGCAAACACGAAGCACTGATCGATCCGGGCGGGGATCTGACCTATACACCGCTCTCTATCGCTGCATCCCGCTACATGAATATCCGTGATATGGACTATGTGTTTGCCTCTCACCAGGATCCAGACATCATCGGTGCCATTGATCGCTGGATCGTACATACCTCCGCAAAGATCGTAACCTCGAAGCTGTGGGCCCGGTTTCTGCCCCATCTGGTTTCCAGCTACGTCACCAATGAGCTTGCAGGATCCGTTTACGACCGGATTGTCAGCATTCCGGATGGCGGCGCCAATGTGCAATTTGGCAATTCGTTCATCCAGTGCCTGCCGGCCCACTTTATGCATTCGGTAGGCAACCTTCAGTTTTATGATCCGGTATCCGGGATCCTCTTTTCCGGTGATCTGGGCGCCTCAATGGGCGGAGCAGACGACCATCTCCCGGTACGCGACTTTGACAGGCATATTCCTGACATGATCGGTTTTCACCGGCGCTACATCGCGTCCAACAAGGTTTGCCGCCTCTGGGCCAACATGATTAGGGAGATGGATGTCACCATGATCGTGCCCCAGCACGGCAAACGCTTCGAAGGCCCCGCCATGATCGATCGATTCCTGAACTGGGTTACGGAAATGGAATGCGGTATCGATCTGATGACGCAGGATCATTACCGGTGCCCCGTCGACTATGTATAA
- a CDS encoding SRPBCC family protein produces the protein MAMYTIEIDETFDVPRNRVFALFADHGRFGKMLGAPVKRIQDSDQADPNGIGSVRKIGIGPLSLEETVIGFEPDSLIEYTITSMSPIRNHMGRIRFEDSGEGRTRVNYTITFEDIVPFTGKVVSAALEQGIRKGIKRVPKLA, from the coding sequence ATGGCCATGTATACCATTGAAATAGATGAAACCTTCGACGTCCCCCGTAACCGGGTTTTTGCACTGTTCGCCGACCACGGTCGCTTCGGTAAAATGCTGGGCGCACCCGTCAAACGCATTCAGGACAGTGACCAGGCAGACCCCAACGGAATCGGGTCCGTTCGCAAGATTGGCATCGGCCCACTGAGCCTGGAAGAGACCGTCATCGGCTTCGAACCGGACTCACTGATTGAATACACCATCACCAGTATGAGCCCGATCCGCAATCACATGGGACGCATTCGATTCGAAGACTCCGGTGAAGGCAGAACCCGGGTGAACTACACCATCACCTTCGAAGATATTGTCCCCTTTACCGGCAAGGTGGTCAGCGCCGCTCTGGAACAGGGCATTCGCAAAGGCATCAAGCGCGTACCCAAGCTGGCATGA
- a CDS encoding AraC family transcriptional regulator, translating to MTETSQWPVPADSIRYVVPAPIIRLLSTYPLTRDLYPLAFGHYRRATGHHMHREHHHDNLLIYCTEGKAFLNVEGEPYTVEAGDLLLLPAGASHRYTADPDNPWTIHWVHYTGPLAEDFRHYMGFDDTRIRHLGRQPRLLVDFNGLLSVRQTGFRTRGLIHAANRLRQLLAAVPLNADETSHERKAELDTIHNYMREHLDERVSLEQLADLAGLSPAHFATRYREQTGTSPIQHFLHLKVERACQMLDTTSLSFADISRRLGYDDSYYFSRLFKKVMGQSPRDYRHTSRH from the coding sequence ATGACTGAGACCTCCCAGTGGCCGGTACCGGCAGACAGCATTCGCTATGTGGTGCCCGCGCCAATCATACGACTATTGTCTACCTATCCCCTGACCCGGGACCTGTACCCATTGGCGTTTGGCCACTACCGCCGGGCCACCGGACATCACATGCACAGGGAACATCACCATGACAATCTTTTGATTTACTGCACCGAGGGCAAAGCCTTCCTGAATGTCGAGGGGGAACCCTATACCGTGGAAGCCGGTGATCTGCTGTTGCTACCCGCAGGCGCGTCCCACCGGTACACCGCTGACCCGGACAACCCCTGGACTATTCACTGGGTGCACTACACAGGACCGCTTGCAGAAGATTTCCGCCATTACATGGGGTTTGACGACACCCGAATCAGACATCTCGGTCGCCAGCCGCGCCTGCTAGTGGACTTCAACGGCTTGCTGTCTGTAAGGCAGACAGGATTCCGGACCCGGGGGCTGATCCACGCCGCCAACCGTTTGCGCCAACTGCTGGCAGCGGTACCTCTGAATGCCGACGAAACCAGCCACGAGCGCAAGGCGGAATTGGACACCATTCATAACTATATGAGGGAACACCTGGATGAGCGAGTATCACTGGAGCAACTGGCCGACCTTGCGGGCCTGTCTCCCGCCCACTTTGCCACACGCTATCGGGAACAGACCGGAACCTCCCCTATCCAGCACTTCCTGCACCTGAAAGTGGAGAGGGCCTGCCAGATGCTGGACACTACCAGCCTGAGTTTTGCCGATATCAGCCGGCGCCTGGGTTACGACGATTCCTATTATTTCTCCAGACTTTTCAAGAAAGTCATGGGACAGTCCCCGAGGGATTACCGGCACACCAGCCGGCACTGA
- a CDS encoding CoA-acylating methylmalonate-semialdehyde dehydrogenase — protein MMKNVPLYLAGEFVQSQASEWIDVTDPATNEVIAKAPCTTDAEMRKAIDSASEMFKTWKEVPVSERARVMLRYQALLKEHHDEIAEILSQETGKTFEDAKGDVWRGIEVVEHAANVASLMMGETVENVAREVDTHSWTQPLGVCAGITPFNFPAMIPLWMFPMAIACGNTFILKPSEQDPLTPMRLAELFEEAGAPKGVLQVVHGGKEQVDVLLTDPVIRAVSFVGSVPVGRYIYETGTRNMKRVQSFAGAKNHMVILPDADKQQVINALVGASVGAAGQRCMAISVAVFVGEAQQWIPELKEAMAKVRPGAWNDSGASYGPIISAKAKDRVESLIATGEAQGANLLLDGRGCTVDGLPDGNWVGPTLFSGVTTEMDIYKEEIFGPVLSCMETDSLGEAIELINKSPYGNGVSIFTNSGGCARRFQHEIDVGQVGVNIPIPVPMPFFSFTGWKGSFYGDQHAYGKQAVRFYTETKTVTSRWFSKEATATSEANFSIQLR, from the coding sequence ATGATGAAGAACGTACCTCTGTATCTTGCAGGTGAATTTGTTCAGAGCCAGGCCAGCGAATGGATCGATGTCACCGATCCTGCGACCAACGAAGTCATTGCCAAGGCCCCATGCACAACCGACGCGGAAATGCGCAAGGCCATCGACAGCGCCAGCGAAATGTTCAAGACCTGGAAAGAAGTGCCGGTCTCCGAGCGTGCCCGGGTCATGCTGCGATACCAGGCGCTGCTGAAAGAGCACCACGACGAGATTGCCGAAATTCTGTCCCAGGAAACCGGTAAGACCTTTGAAGATGCCAAGGGGGATGTCTGGCGTGGCATTGAAGTGGTCGAACACGCAGCCAACGTTGCCTCTCTGATGATGGGCGAAACCGTCGAGAACGTGGCGCGGGAGGTGGATACCCATTCCTGGACCCAACCGCTGGGCGTGTGCGCCGGTATTACCCCATTCAATTTCCCTGCGATGATCCCGCTGTGGATGTTCCCCATGGCCATTGCCTGCGGTAACACCTTTATCCTGAAGCCCTCCGAGCAGGATCCGTTGACGCCGATGCGTCTGGCTGAGCTGTTTGAGGAAGCTGGCGCGCCCAAGGGTGTCCTGCAGGTAGTTCATGGTGGCAAGGAACAGGTCGACGTACTGCTGACCGATCCGGTGATCAGGGCGGTGTCCTTCGTGGGTTCTGTTCCTGTCGGTCGTTACATCTACGAAACCGGTACCCGCAACATGAAGCGTGTACAGAGCTTCGCCGGTGCCAAGAACCACATGGTGATCCTGCCGGATGCAGATAAGCAGCAGGTGATTAACGCCCTGGTAGGCGCCTCTGTTGGCGCGGCCGGTCAGCGTTGCATGGCGATTTCCGTTGCGGTGTTCGTGGGCGAAGCGCAGCAGTGGATTCCGGAACTGAAGGAAGCCATGGCAAAGGTTCGTCCGGGTGCCTGGAACGATTCCGGTGCCAGCTACGGCCCGATCATCAGTGCCAAGGCCAAGGACCGGGTGGAATCCCTGATTGCTACCGGTGAAGCGCAAGGCGCCAATCTCCTGCTGGACGGTCGCGGCTGCACTGTCGATGGTCTGCCAGATGGGAACTGGGTGGGCCCGACGCTGTTCTCCGGTGTCACTACCGAGATGGATATCTACAAAGAGGAAATCTTTGGTCCAGTCCTTTCCTGCATGGAAACGGACAGCCTGGGTGAGGCCATTGAGCTGATCAACAAGAGCCCATACGGCAACGGTGTTTCCATCTTCACCAATTCCGGTGGCTGTGCCCGTCGCTTCCAGCACGAGATTGACGTGGGCCAGGTGGGTGTGAACATTCCCATTCCGGTGCCCATGCCGTTCTTCTCGTTCACCGGTTGGAAAGGCTCTTTCTACGGTGACCAGCATGCCTACGGCAAGCAGGCGGTGCGTTTCTACACCGAAACCAAGACCGTGACCTCTCGCTGGTTCTCCAAAGAGGCGACAGCGACGTCCGAAGCCAACTTCTCGATCCAGCTGCGTTAA
- a CDS encoding acyl-CoA dehydrogenase family protein, whose translation MDFNLTEDQLAFREAARAFAEKSMAPHAARWDDEHIFPKDVLKEAGDMGFMGMYTPEALGGMGLSRLDTSVIVEELAAACPSTAAFITIHNMATWMVASFASDDLKQEIVPKLASGEWLASYCLTEPGAGSDAANLRTKAVRDGDSYILNGSKVFISGAGSTDILVLMARTGDADSGSKGISTFVIPADADGVSYGKNEEKMGWHSQPTRMISLENVRIPASNRVGNEGDGFAIAMKGLDGGRLNIATCSLGGAQAALLRARNYMHEREQFGKPLAAFQALQFKLADMATNLVAARQMVRLGAFKLDSGDPEATLHCAMAKRFATDACFDVVNDALQLHGGYGYIREYPLERYLRDLRVHQILEGTNEIMRLIVARRLLDDGVAEAIQ comes from the coding sequence ATGGACTTTAACCTGACTGAAGACCAGCTGGCGTTTCGTGAGGCGGCCCGGGCGTTCGCGGAGAAATCCATGGCGCCCCACGCTGCCCGATGGGACGACGAGCATATCTTTCCGAAAGACGTACTGAAAGAAGCTGGTGACATGGGCTTTATGGGCATGTATACCCCGGAAGCCCTGGGTGGCATGGGCCTTTCACGACTGGACACCTCGGTCATCGTGGAAGAGCTGGCCGCGGCCTGTCCTTCCACTGCAGCTTTTATCACCATCCATAATATGGCCACGTGGATGGTGGCGAGTTTTGCCTCCGATGACCTTAAGCAGGAAATTGTGCCGAAACTCGCCAGTGGCGAGTGGTTGGCTTCCTACTGCCTGACCGAGCCCGGCGCAGGCTCCGACGCCGCCAACCTGCGGACCAAGGCGGTCCGGGATGGCGACAGCTATATTCTCAATGGCAGCAAGGTGTTTATTTCGGGAGCCGGCAGCACCGATATCCTGGTGTTGATGGCCCGCACCGGCGATGCGGATTCCGGTTCAAAAGGCATATCCACCTTTGTGATTCCCGCCGATGCCGACGGCGTTTCCTACGGCAAGAACGAAGAGAAAATGGGCTGGCACAGTCAGCCCACACGCATGATCAGCCTTGAAAATGTCCGCATTCCCGCCAGTAACCGGGTCGGGAATGAAGGGGATGGTTTTGCCATCGCCATGAAAGGTCTCGACGGCGGTCGCCTGAACATTGCCACCTGTTCACTGGGCGGCGCTCAGGCAGCACTGCTGAGGGCCCGCAACTACATGCATGAACGTGAGCAGTTCGGCAAGCCCCTGGCCGCCTTCCAGGCACTGCAGTTCAAACTGGCGGACATGGCCACCAACCTGGTCGCGGCGCGACAGATGGTGCGCCTGGGTGCCTTCAAGCTGGACAGCGGTGACCCCGAAGCCACGCTGCATTGTGCCATGGCCAAGCGATTTGCCACCGATGCCTGTTTTGATGTGGTGAACGATGCCCTGCAACTGCACGGCGGCTACGGCTATATCCGTGAATATCCGTTGGAGCGTTACCTGCGGGATCTGCGTGTACACCAGATTCTGGAAGGCACCAACGAAATCATGCGCCTGATCGTCGCCCGCCGATTGCTGGATGACGGTGTGGCCGAAGCCATTCAATAA
- a CDS encoding enoyl-CoA hydratase: MSDLIQLEKRGHIAVLTINNPPANTWTKDSLNALTATVRELNEDRDIFALVVTGQGEKFFSAGADLKTFADGDKARSNEMAQLFGEAFATLSRFRGVSIAAVNGYAMGGGLECAMACDIRIAEEHAQMALPEAGVGLLPCAGGTQNLPWLVGEGWAKRMILCGERVKADKALQIGLVEEVVPTGQGLEKALELAEMACKQSPSAVARCKTLVMSARDGRSHDDGWRMERELFVELFSTEDQKEGVNAFLDKRKPEWKNR, encoded by the coding sequence ATGAGCGATCTGATTCAGCTCGAAAAACGCGGACACATTGCGGTACTAACCATCAACAACCCGCCGGCCAATACCTGGACCAAAGATTCCCTGAACGCGCTGACGGCAACCGTCCGTGAACTGAACGAAGACCGTGACATTTTTGCCCTGGTGGTGACCGGGCAGGGGGAGAAGTTCTTCTCCGCCGGCGCCGACCTGAAAACCTTTGCGGACGGCGACAAGGCTCGTTCCAATGAGATGGCCCAGCTGTTTGGTGAGGCTTTTGCGACCCTGAGCCGTTTCCGCGGCGTGTCGATTGCGGCCGTGAATGGCTACGCCATGGGTGGCGGGCTTGAGTGCGCCATGGCCTGTGATATCCGCATTGCCGAAGAGCATGCCCAGATGGCTCTGCCGGAAGCGGGCGTTGGCCTGCTGCCGTGTGCTGGCGGTACCCAGAACCTGCCCTGGCTGGTGGGTGAAGGCTGGGCCAAGCGGATGATTCTATGCGGCGAACGGGTCAAGGCCGACAAGGCCCTGCAGATCGGACTGGTTGAGGAAGTGGTGCCTACCGGCCAGGGGCTGGAGAAAGCGCTGGAACTGGCGGAAATGGCCTGCAAGCAAAGCCCGTCTGCCGTTGCCCGTTGCAAGACCCTGGTGATGAGCGCCCGCGATGGTCGCAGCCATGACGATGGCTGGCGCATGGAGCGGGAACTGTTCGTGGAGTTGTTCTCCACCGAGGATCAGAAAGAAGGTGTGAACGCCTTTCTGGACAAGCGCAAACCGGAATGGAAGAACCGCTGA